From Quercus lobata isolate SW786 chromosome 11, ValleyOak3.0 Primary Assembly, whole genome shotgun sequence:
TTTAATGCAGCAGAAAGATGGACATGAGATCAACGTAATATATGCCTTAATCTATCCATCCAATGCCTAGTATTCCCTTGATGCCACCAAAACACAAGGAAGTTGCTGGACACGTATTGAACAAGGACAACGTGAAGATACATGGGGATGGGTGGTGACATTTAGTGATGCCATAAGCGGTCATATAATGATCACAGAAACCCTTTTCTTATCAACATAATCGTATCCTTAGATCCATAACAGCAGCccctatttttattattattattttttttttctattaggTACGCCACTAACAGATTTTTCCTATAAGATTGGAAAGAAAGGCTAGCCATTGAGTATCACAATTTTCCCAAGTTTAGAGTAGAAGAGAGTCATACCTTTAGTCTCCACTTACAGCCACAGTGAAGCAAAGCAAGGTTCAGAAGTGTGAAGCGGCTGaagcaaaaggaggcaccatcAGTAAATACACGTGTATCCTAAGAGGAAAAAGGCTAGGGTTTTCAAGGCCCATGTATTTACTTATGCCACTTTACTTGGGCTTCCTATTCCATagtatttatcttctttttaatacCTTAGGCCCAAATTAATTCAATCCATTTTAATTATAGGCCTCCATTAAAAATTTacgtataataatttaattggtatcaaaattatggggtgttacactatatcggattaggagacttttgtagtcctcctcagccttcttcatttttctcacagcatccttggccacccttgtatactcacccgacttctccaagagtgagttataattctcttgaagatttgctgtgctttcatcttcttcagcatctgattcttcaacaattcctagtgattcatcatcactatgttctccaaggtctcgtacaagcagattcaactcatctgaagactcaacatgaacaatagtcataaaagctgaatagttcccctctccatcacagctttcttctgattctgagtcagatgaatccgagtcactcaacatcatggcatacactttgcctttcgatttcaaataatttggacattccttcttaaagtgtccatgtccgttacattcgaagcaagtgacaccttgtgtaggttgggattcttttccatctttctttttgaattcccttttctcccttccagaactttggaattttcctttatcatcaaatttgccattatttttgaatttcaagaactttctgaaatttttgacaaggtatgcaacatctttgtcaaccacatcttctcccgatgagtcttgatcttccaccttctcattaatggtctttagagcaagagatttactcttccgtttattgggcagcgacatctcataagtctgcagagagccaaccagctcctgtactttgatgtcatcaaggtccttgctctcttcaatcgctgtcactttagcacgaaaactttctggcaatgatcgaaggatcttccttacaatttttgaatcctccattttctcccccaagttgaacttgctgacaaccacctcatttagcttcccatagaaagagtcaaaagactcatccttactcattttgagctcctcaaaccgagtggtcagcatttgcaacttggtgtctttcactttcttcgtgccttcataggtggtttccaaaatctcccatgcttctttggcaacggtaatgtgagaaatcctgtgaaattcatctggagacacaccacagaaaatagcattgagtgctttactgttagcattagatgcagcaagtgctgccttatcccatatggatttggctgcctcaggtctggtccaaccaatctcaacagcattccaaacagattcatcaatagaacacagaaaagctctcatgcgaaccttccaaaaagcataattactactatcaaaatatggaggtgcatttagggattgagacctatccatctcaaaagggagtcaaggatcacacaatggtaatgaaaccaatagcagtgtacccgctctgataccaattgaaagttcaaaaacgtgtataaacacccttgaacgtttagacccccaaattaccccttaaccaattcaagcaatatgtcaaacaacaagtgtgcggaaacttaacataagctataatatggaattggttaaaaaactatctaagccaaaacaaaacacaatccacaacagataataaaaaggcaaagatagagaggaaggaagatgcaaacacaaagacaacacgcgatgtgttatcgaagaggaaaccgaagccctcggcgtaaaacctcttcgccgccctccaagcggtaaacaatccactagaaaatacagttgggatacatggacagcaataaaccctccaagcctaatctacccagtgcacctaagccctccaagtttcttgctccaacgaggttgcgccgaacctttttcttttctagcttcccggattccgctactagaccgtagcatcaaccaatgaagattggttccttcctaattactttccagaaatccaaacagctgtctcacagtgatgatgatggtgaaaACCAGGgttttggtataatgcctctcaaagGATTTGACAAATGGTTATATGTAATGAGAGGAGGTAAGAAGAGACTCTAATATAGATGGGGGAAtgcaatcttgtttttcttagggtttctctctcaaaattctctctggagctctctcacaatcgtgggtaaaaggggtatttatatacTGAGTGGGAGAGatgtgaaatgtcaggttttacaaaaggGGGGATAGGCCAACTATAAGCTTATGAGGTTATGGGGCGTGTTTCTGGAGGGCATTTGGAGAGACCTAGTGCAAACTCCAATTGATAAAGGAGTTTAAGGGAACAAGGAGCTGGGATATAAACAGTCCTCAGAGAAATGAGAAAGTATGGACTCCGCCACCTGTGggtttcttcaaaataaatgtGGATGGGGCTGTTCCCTCTGTTGATGGCCATTCTGGAGTGGGTGTTGTAATTAGGAATTGGGAAAGAAGGGTGGTAGCAGCAAAATGTCTTCCTCTATTGGGTCGAATAGCTGTGGAGGAAACAGAAGCTATTGCTATGGAACAAGGAATGATTTTGGCAAAAAACATGGGCTTGGAGAGGACCATTTTTGAAGGGGACTCGTTGCAGACAATTCAAGCTATTGAGGCTAAGGAAGTGAGAAGTTTGATTGGCCACATTGTGAAAAGCTGTCTGCAATATCTTCCTAGCTTCCAGGAGGCAAGAATCAGACATATCAGTAGGGAGGGCAACAAAATAGCCCACGAACTTGCACAGCTTGCAAAACAATCTGCAGGAACAGGTCTGGATTTCAACTATACCTGGCTGGATTGAAGACATGGCGAGAGCTGAAGGAACAGTTTAAAATTTTGCCTTTGTTCGTGGTCTAAGTTGttgctttttcctttctttgttaTGCTCTGTTTTTTGTAGCTTGTACTCTGTTTTTCAGTGTATCT
This genomic window contains:
- the LOC115967082 gene encoding uncharacterized protein LOC115967082, which gives rise to MVICNERSPQRNEKVWTPPPVGFFKINVDGAVPSVDGHSGVGVVIRNWERRVVAAKCLPLLGRIAVEETEAIAMEQGMILAKNMGLERTIFEGDSLQTIQAIEAKEVRSLIGHIVKSCLQYLPSFQEARIRHISREGNKIAHELAQLAKQSAGTGLDFNYTWLD